The following nucleotide sequence is from Pedobacter sp. PACM 27299.
AGCGCTCGTGAAGATTTTCTTTTAGAACTTCAACCTTGGATCTGCCTATATCTTTCAAGGTCCAAAAATATTGACGGTTAAAATTACTTTTCTCAATCTGATCATGGTCTGCGAGGACGATCGATTTGATGCCTCCACCGGCGAGAATTTGAGCGGACAAAGATCCGATTCCTCCGCAACCAACTACGGCAATTGAACACGCTTCGATTTTGGCGTAAAATTGCATAATTTGGTCGCAGTCGTCAGCAATGCAGCATAAATAAGCTGCAGTTCTGCTGGTCTCATCGGTAAGTAATTTTTCCTGAACAAATAATATTGAGACTTCGTCACCTGTTAATATGGCATTGACAGCAATTAAGCTGGTGAGGAAGTCTGCTGATTCATTCGGATTTATTGTTGCGGTACCCCTTGGGCCGGTGACTTGTATTTTGTTCGTGGTGTCAAAAAAAGACAATTGAACTGCTGGATTTAGGATTGCAGCGGCTTTTTGCTCTTTGAGAATGACATGTTTATCTAAGCGGTAAGGTTCAGGTAGCTGTGGGAATTTCCTCATGACGAAAGTATGAATGAAAAGACCTGCATCGCAGGTCTTTTCATTGTTGTGATTAGTTAACTGAAGCGTTGGCTTTTAAATAGCCGGCTAGTTTTTCAATCTCAATGGATTCGATCCTTGAGACAATCTCTTCTCCAAATACAGTTGAGAGCTGGGCAATTTGCTCGGCAGTCAAAACGATTTGTACTTTCTCTTCGTTTTCTTTTTGAGGCATAATTAAGATATTTAAGTTTATAATATGAAAATAACACATTTATTTGATAAAAACAAAAAAAATAAGTTGTTACTCGCTGATTATTAATAAGGTATGGTTTTTTTTGGGTCTATTCGAATATTTTAGTAAGCATCTTGTTTTCTTAAAATACCTATACTCAACCATGCTTCCCAAAATATCTGGTCGGTTATCAATAAAATTTGATAATTTGGATCCCTTTTTTATTTGCTGGTGAGATATGTATCAGAACCTCAGACAGTTTTTTGTTTTGTTGTTATGGTGAGTTTGTATACTAGTGTATCAGATCTCACTAAAACTGATCTGAACGCTAAATTAATCTCGAAACTCATGAACCAACAAATAACATTAAAAAAATGCTGTATGCTTACCGCATTTTTCATGCTGAGCAGTTATTGCTTTGCCCAAACTGAAACAAAAGCACGTGTGCGTATCCCGGAAAATGAAAAGTTATCAAAATGGTCAAGGCGGCCGATTGTGACGAAACTTTCCCTCAAGGGGGCGAACTCAAAACTGAGTATATAAAAAAGAATAAGGAAGTAACCTACACGTCCAGTACCGTGGATAAACCTGCTGTCTCTAAGACCGTTAAAATTGAAAAAACTATTGAAAAGCCAATGCATCCCAATCTAGTGGACGGGCAAATATTAGGGCTGATGAAAAAGATCCTTCCATACTTCATGTTAATTACTGGCTTGCCAGCGCTGTGGTAGTGAAGAAGGGTACCAACATCATCAACATCAAACGGGTGCTAGAATGCAGCGGAACTTATACAGAAACAAGGTTGCCCATCCAGACGCTTACGAATAATACCACTTATCATCTTGCTAAAGTAATGGCTGCTGACCTTGTAGCTATACAACTCGCTAAATGGTATGTGAATGCGGATGAGATTATAGAGGTGTTAGATAAGCAGGGCAAAATCGTATATTATCTTATTGACCGGTACGACAGGGATGCTGACTACCAAATTAAACTTGAAAATCGGGGCTTTGTGTCTTTTACTAAAAAAAGCTTGGAGTATGGGCCGGTTGTGATTCCTATCAAGTATCGTTTATCGAGAGAAAGAGGCGCGATCAAAGTGAAGGATGAATTTACCACTGACTTGAACCTTGGGGTATACGGTGCCTACAGGTTTAGGAAGTATGGGGTACGTTATCTGACTGGTGAAACCTTAAAAGAGGTGCCGTCGGTTTCATTTAGTATTGCTGGGTTCATTAACCTTGGGACTGTCACACTAGATTCCCTATCCACTACCTTAGGCACAGCACCCTTAAAAGGTGAAGAAGAGGAAACAATTGGAGTGTTTTCTTCTGGTTTGGGAACGATGTTGTCCTTGGGAGATCTTCAAGTAGGACTTTATTCTGGTATTGACTTTGGTTTTGGCCAAAATGCCAAAAACTGGAATTATAACAATAGACTTTGGCTTGGTTTCGGGGTAACATACAACGTGAATCGGTTTTGGAAAAAGTAGTAGTACTAAAGGCACTTCTTAGCGAAGATCTTAAAAGTGCTCAACGTTAAATTTATCTCCCTACATGATACCTTAAATTTAAACTTCTTTATTACTTATTGTTAAAAATATAGAATTAACAGATAATTAATTTTCAAGTTTTTGTTAACTTGCTTGTGCGACTAATGTTAGCGTAAAAAAAAACATATAAATAGCTCATCTTAATTATCTCCTCTCGATATGATTTATAGAAAATTGTTAGACCAATATGCTGAACTCAAACACCTGGAGAAAGCAGTTGCAACCCCGAAAACTAGTGAATATATAGAACTTATCAGACACTTAAGGGCCATAAAGCCTGGTCAGTTTGGCGGTCAAACCGTAATAATTGGCGGTGCTGGGATGGCTGGTCTCTGCTCTGCATATGAATTGTCGAAATTAGGATTTGACGTGGTTTTACTTGAAGCACAAAAAACACATATTGGAGGAAGGGCGCGTACTTTCAGATTGTCAGAACATGTTTATGGTGAATTTGGAGCAATGCGTATTCCTGAAAAGCACGAACTGACTAGATTTTATATTTCAGAGTTTAAGTTAGAGTTAAGAAAATTTGTTCAAGCAAATCCTGAGGCGATTTCCTATGTGAGGGGAAAGCGGTTAAAGGTTGCGGATGTAGAACAGATTAAAAAATCATTTAAACTGAGCGAAGAAGAAGCTGGAAAAAGTACTTTGGATTATTGGCTCGAGATTATAGTAGCGCTAATTGCCTCTTTAAATGAACTCCAAAAGGATGAACTTTTCAATTCTGAAATAACTGATGCGACCATTAAGGAGTTGGATA
It contains:
- a CDS encoding ThiF family adenylyltransferase; this encodes MRKFPQLPEPYRLDKHVILKEQKAAAILNPAVQLSFFDTTNKIQVTGPRGTATINPNESADFLTSLIAVNAILTGDEVSILFVQEKLLTDETSRTAAYLCCIADDCDQIMQFYAKIEACSIAVVGCGGIGSLSAQILAGGGIKSIVLADHDQIEKSNFNRQYFWTLKDIGRSKVEVLKENLHERYPELNISVHKEKITDNNLETIIASVDAVLFTADEPIGLLRKARIFSEKHNKKFIGAGYFMSEAILSLSSQERMTDERDILPLPQKIAPSFGPTNVEIAGAASSYLLLLMGD